A genome region from Synchiropus splendidus isolate RoL2022-P1 chromosome 5, RoL_Sspl_1.0, whole genome shotgun sequence includes the following:
- the mpped2a gene encoding metallophosphoesterase MPPED2a, translating into MAHGKVTITVDEYSSNPTQAFTHYNINQSRFQPPHVHMVDPIPYDTPKPAGHTRFVCVSDTHSRTDGIQMPYGDVLLHMGDFTELGLPSEVKKFNDWLGGLPYEFKVVIAGNHELTFDKDFMAELVKQDYYRFPSVSKLKPEDFDNVQSLLTNCVYLQDSDVTIKGFRIYGTPWTPWFNGWGFNLPRGQSLLDKWNLVPDGIDILMTHGPPLGFRDWVPKELQRVGCVELLNTVQKRVRPKLHAFGGIHEGYGIMTDGYTTFINASTCTVSFQPTNPPIVFDLPNPSSS; encoded by the exons ATGGCTCATGGCAAAGTGACCATCACAGTGGACGAGTACAGCTCCAACCCAACACAGGCTTTCACGCACTACAATATCAACCAGAGTCGCTTCCAACCTCCACATGTACACAT GGTGGACCCAATTCCCTACGACACTCCCAAGCCGGCTGGACACaccaggtttgtgtgtgtgtcggacaCACACTCCCGCACAGACGGTATCCAGATGCCCTATGGCGACGTGCTGCTGCACATGGGCGACTTCACCGAGCTGGGCCTGCCCTCTGAGGTCAAAAAGTTCAACGACTGGCTAG GTGGCCTCCCGTACGAGTTTAAGGTGGTGATCGCAGGGAACCATGAGCTGACCTTTGATAAGGACTTCATGGCTGAACTGGTCAAGCAGGATTACTACCGATTTCCCTCTGTCTCCAAACTCAAACCTGAGGACTTTGATAATGTCCAGTCACTTCTCACAAACTGTGTGTATCTGCAAGACTCTGATGTCACCATCAAGGGATTCCGGATATATGGGACACCATG GACTCCGTGGTTTAATGGCTGGGGTTTCAACCTGCCGCGAGGACAGTCTCTGCTGGATAAATGGAACCTCGTCCCCGATGGCATCGACATCCTGATGACCCACGGACCTCCGCTCG GTTTCCGAGACTGGGTTCCCAAGGAGCTGCAGCGGGTGGGTTGTGTGGAGCTGCTGAACACTGTCCAGAAGAGGGTGCGACCCAAACTCCACGCCTTCGGGGGAATTCATGAAG GTTACGGCATCATGACCGACGGATACACGACGTTCATCAACGCGTCCACTTGCACCGTCAGCTTCCAACCCACCAACCCCCCCATCGTGTTCGACCTGCccaacccctcctcctcctga